A section of the Chryseobacterium scophthalmum genome encodes:
- a CDS encoding S41 family peptidase, translating to MSKTFFKTQLLALIILSFLIVSCNRTDDEVPNFPEGSTESVNVWVQDSMRRYYYWADQMPPKPNYHLPVKDFFKSLLLPQDRFSFVVNTSDTSTYPRSVRNMYGFDYAVLQLENGEIATVIKLVLKNSPALNAGLERGMIIKKIDGQNITASNAEQLTSSIAEKTVIELTVGNWQNGSVVNEKNITVYYGYTFEQPLTSKIFDKNGKKTGYLYIYDFPDGMTQALNQKFAEFKSAGVQDLVLDLRYNYGGSVSSAAALCALIPAGISANSQFITYKGNKNGGEVKRSFSQQIAYASNAINFNALQANSLGLQKVYVLTSKSTASASEIVINNLKPYMEVIQVGEVTLGKDMAGFVIEDKRKPKKITWQIHPVIYKVFNANGEGNYNNGIVPQISVNEFISLPLLPLGDPDEILLSSVMNKIYSKSVHTEAQSKSVKILFQSDRPFTVLSKLNFK from the coding sequence ATGAGCAAAACTTTTTTTAAAACTCAGTTACTGGCTTTAATTATATTATCTTTTTTGATAGTTTCTTGCAATCGTACAGATGATGAGGTGCCCAATTTTCCCGAAGGAAGCACCGAATCTGTGAATGTTTGGGTTCAGGACAGCATGAGACGATATTACTATTGGGCAGATCAGATGCCGCCAAAACCCAATTATCATCTTCCGGTAAAAGACTTTTTTAAAAGTTTGCTGCTTCCTCAGGATCGTTTTTCATTTGTAGTTAATACAAGTGATACGTCTACTTATCCTCGTTCGGTAAGAAATATGTATGGCTTTGATTATGCTGTTTTACAGTTGGAAAATGGTGAAATTGCGACAGTCATAAAATTGGTTTTGAAAAATTCTCCCGCTCTGAATGCCGGATTGGAAAGGGGAATGATCATCAAAAAAATCGACGGACAAAATATTACTGCTTCTAATGCGGAACAACTGACATCATCTATTGCCGAAAAAACTGTGATTGAGCTTACCGTAGGAAATTGGCAAAACGGATCGGTTGTTAATGAAAAAAACATTACGGTTTATTATGGGTATACTTTTGAGCAGCCTTTGACGTCTAAAATATTTGATAAAAACGGAAAAAAAACAGGATATCTTTATATATATGATTTTCCGGATGGAATGACTCAGGCTCTCAATCAGAAATTCGCAGAATTTAAAAGTGCAGGAGTACAGGATTTGGTTCTTGATCTCCGCTACAATTATGGAGGTTCTGTTTCATCAGCTGCAGCACTTTGTGCGTTGATTCCGGCAGGAATTTCCGCAAATTCTCAGTTTATTACCTATAAAGGAAATAAAAACGGAGGCGAAGTTAAAAGGTCTTTTTCACAACAAATTGCTTACGCTTCCAATGCGATTAATTTTAATGCTTTACAAGCCAATTCTCTTGGTTTACAAAAAGTATATGTTTTGACTTCAAAAAGTACTGCATCTGCTTCTGAAATTGTTATCAATAATCTAAAACCTTATATGGAGGTTATTCAGGTTGGTGAAGTTACATTAGGAAAAGACATGGCCGGATTTGTAATTGAAGACAAACGAAAACCTAAAAAAATTACTTGGCAGATACATCCTGTTATTTATAAAGTATTCAATGCCAATGGTGAAGGGAATTATAATAACGGAATTGTTCCGCAAATCTCTGTTAATGAATTTATATCATTGCCATTACTTCCTTTAGGCGATCCTGACGAAATATTACTTTCTTCTGTGATGAATAAAATTTATTCAAAGTCTGTACATACAGAAGCTCAATCAAAAAGCGTAAAAATCTTATTTCAAAGTGATCGTCCTTTTACTGTTCTTTCAAAATTAAATTTTAAGTAA
- a CDS encoding DUF2182 domain-containing protein, producing MKTSNANRNLISYIIWGVSIIFWFILLWNPGNLMTAAHCQMTFFCEGSVTSLKMLFKINPFPEMMAGWILMVFAMMLPKLIVPIQIIIDHSFKNMRFLMVVLFVIGYALTWLVAGFLLNIFILFVNIQMPGSFIPAVIFGIIAVIWQFSPIKQRCLNKGHYHPVLAAWGSKAYKDAFSFGLTHGFWCVGAGWALMLFPMVLPQGHNFAMLIVTFIMFSEHMEHPQIPRWRIDFRLKLLRIIILQNPIKR from the coding sequence ATGAAAACATCAAATGCTAATCGAAATCTCATAAGTTATATTATATGGGGTGTCAGTATTATCTTTTGGTTTATCTTGCTTTGGAATCCCGGTAATTTGATGACCGCAGCACATTGTCAGATGACTTTTTTCTGTGAGGGAAGCGTTACGTCATTAAAAATGCTCTTTAAAATAAACCCTTTTCCTGAAATGATGGCTGGATGGATATTGATGGTATTTGCCATGATGCTTCCTAAGCTGATTGTTCCTATCCAAATCATTATTGATCACAGTTTTAAGAATATGCGGTTTTTAATGGTTGTTCTTTTTGTAATAGGATATGCTTTGACTTGGCTTGTAGCTGGATTTTTGCTAAACATTTTCATTTTGTTTGTTAATATTCAGATGCCTGGATCTTTTATTCCGGCTGTTATTTTTGGTATAATTGCTGTAATTTGGCAATTTTCTCCAATTAAGCAAAGATGTCTAAACAAGGGTCATTATCACCCCGTTTTGGCAGCATGGGGCTCAAAAGCTTATAAAGATGCTTTTTCATTTGGGCTTACTCACGGTTTTTGGTGTGTAGGTGCAGGTTGGGCATTAATGCTTTTTCCGATGGTGCTACCACAAGGACATAATTTTGCGATGTTAATCGTGACTTTTATTATGTTTAGTGAGCATATGGAACATCCACAAATTCCGCGTTGGCGCATAGATTTCAGGCTAAAATTGTTAAGAATAATAATTTTACAGAATCCTATCAAACGTTGA
- a CDS encoding tyrosinase family protein — translation MKKFLRKNAWNQEGTFDNPDLFWYAKAVAEMQSRKLDDPTSWWFFAAIHGENIAGDPSGIDWNTIKTPPNVPTSPVPSTSIKNKYWNQCQHQSWYFAPWHRGYLMALEIQIRAIVIELNGPSEWALPYWNYFGGDKENKIPPAFTQQFFDDSTPNPLFVTARYGPDNDGNIYVKLFKDGKPRVTQNCELKTVYTGNQNCFGGPETEFSHYGTLFPEESLETNPHNFVHNDVGGVAQGNEGIMSDPNTAALDPIFYLHHCNIDRMWASWNAKGNNNPSQTEWLGGPREIGEREFVMPLVDGKEWIYTPNDVTNLDSLDYGYDNLETKTESDTVDNTSERLKKLGIPTLDHVQLTENTMDNNEKPTELVGANQGSFEIKNEVTSTTVNLSDKGLKKVSKSFLKASAEEVPDRIYLVLENVKGNVNANTLEVSVNNQHVGFISLFGLRNASLGDSHGGRNGLSFSLDITNIIDELHLENDLENINSLNVAVTPDNEILSDTKITVGRISIYREKQ, via the coding sequence ATGAAAAAATTCTTACGAAAAAATGCGTGGAATCAAGAGGGTACGTTTGATAATCCCGATTTATTCTGGTATGCAAAAGCAGTTGCTGAAATGCAGTCCCGAAAATTGGATGACCCGACAAGTTGGTGGTTTTTTGCCGCAATTCACGGTGAAAATATTGCCGGAGATCCTAGTGGAATTGATTGGAATACAATTAAAACTCCACCCAATGTGCCTACAAGTCCGGTTCCATCTACAAGCATAAAAAATAAGTATTGGAATCAATGTCAACACCAAAGTTGGTACTTTGCACCATGGCATCGTGGCTACCTTATGGCTTTGGAAATTCAGATCAGAGCAATAGTGATAGAGCTTAATGGACCTAGTGAATGGGCTTTACCATATTGGAATTATTTTGGAGGAGACAAAGAAAATAAAATACCTCCGGCATTTACCCAACAGTTTTTTGATGACAGCACTCCCAATCCCCTTTTTGTTACAGCAAGATACGGTCCGGATAATGACGGAAATATTTACGTTAAATTATTTAAAGACGGTAAGCCAAGAGTTACACAAAATTGTGAACTTAAAACAGTATATACGGGTAATCAAAATTGTTTTGGAGGCCCTGAAACTGAATTTTCACATTATGGAACGTTATTTCCTGAAGAAAGTTTAGAGACCAACCCTCACAATTTTGTTCATAATGATGTAGGAGGAGTTGCACAGGGAAATGAAGGTATTATGTCTGATCCTAATACTGCAGCATTGGATCCTATTTTTTATCTTCATCATTGCAATATTGACAGAATGTGGGCATCGTGGAACGCAAAAGGAAACAATAATCCATCACAGACAGAATGGCTTGGAGGTCCGAGAGAAATTGGTGAACGAGAGTTTGTAATGCCCTTAGTTGATGGAAAAGAATGGATATATACTCCAAATGATGTAACAAATCTGGATTCTTTAGATTACGGCTATGATAATCTTGAAACAAAAACAGAAAGTGATACAGTCGATAATACTTCTGAAAGATTGAAAAAACTAGGAATTCCGACTCTGGATCATGTTCAACTAACCGAAAATACTATGGATAATAATGAGAAACCAACAGAATTGGTCGGTGCAAACCAAGGTTCTTTTGAAATTAAGAATGAAGTAACGAGCACCACAGTTAATTTGTCAGATAAAGGATTAAAAAAAGTTTCTAAAAGCTTTTTAAAAGCTTCCGCAGAGGAAGTTCCTGACCGTATTTATTTAGTTCTTGAGAATGTTAAGGGAAATGTCAATGCAAATACACTTGAGGTTTCTGTAAACAATCAGCACGTAGGATTTATCTCGCTTTTTGGACTTCGCAATGCATCATTGGGTGATTCTCACGGAGGGCGCAACGGTCTTAGTTTTTCACTGGACATTACCAATATTATTGATGAACTGCATCTTGAAAATGATCTTGAAAATATAAATTCTTTAAATGTTGCTGTTACTCCCGATAACGAAATTTTATCCGATACAAAAATTACAGTAGGAAGAATAAGTATTTACAGAGAAAAACAATAA
- a CDS encoding LamG-like jellyroll fold domain-containing protein, producing the protein MKTKLFSVLVMSAILMSAQTKKVLFIGIDGCRPDVMMSSNTPNIQGLLPTSIYSLDGITLTPTISGNGWSSMLTGVNVNKHNVPDNNFSNPNYANYRDFLTRIEAHNPSLRTISLAHWAPINNNIIHTADVKTNFSTDLAVKNAAVQALQNDNPDVLFVDFDDVDHAGHSYGFSSSVSQYVNSIQLTDTYIGEILNTMKNRTTYSNENWLVVVTTDHGGIGTSHGGGNLVERDIFSIYSNPSFTSQQISKTEIQNNATYNRVNFPAGTYAKPNSQTNFNFGANQDFTIEFWIKPNANYSSDPVFIGNKNWNSGSNKGFVISGYSGQTFKMNIGDGNDRLDLTGGKLNTNEWKHIAVTFDRDGLATMYDNGVPVTVGNMNLIGDINSNLPLTINQDGTNTYGVNLAASYKDIRIWNAALSNETLVQWANQDVTNSHPNYNQLLANYKMNEASGNTLTDSGPFNNSATITGSPTRNLQTTENFIIQNYLNTFRQTDHFPTVLNWLCIPVQSSWGIDGINRIPACNNGTLAINDAVKSDSDFKIYPNPAKSEINVQLKSKNNKINIQIVDFNGKIVLTESANSSTGNYNEKINISNLQSGMYFITVDTEDQRLQKKFIKK; encoded by the coding sequence ATGAAAACAAAACTTTTCTCTGTTTTGGTGATGTCTGCTATCTTAATGAGTGCACAAACCAAAAAAGTACTATTCATCGGAATCGATGGCTGTAGACCTGATGTCATGATGTCATCCAATACTCCCAATATTCAGGGACTTTTGCCAACATCAATTTACTCTTTGGATGGAATCACACTCACTCCCACGATCAGCGGAAACGGATGGAGCTCAATGCTTACCGGCGTGAATGTAAACAAACATAATGTCCCGGATAATAACTTCAGTAATCCTAACTATGCTAATTACAGAGATTTTTTAACAAGAATTGAAGCGCATAATCCAAGCCTCAGAACAATCTCATTAGCTCATTGGGCACCCATTAACAATAATATTATTCATACGGCGGATGTTAAAACAAACTTCAGTACCGATTTGGCGGTAAAAAATGCGGCAGTTCAGGCTTTACAGAATGATAATCCCGATGTTTTGTTTGTAGATTTTGATGATGTGGATCACGCAGGACATTCTTATGGGTTTTCATCTTCGGTTTCTCAATATGTTAATTCCATTCAGTTGACCGACACTTATATAGGAGAAATTCTTAATACGATGAAAAACAGAACCACTTATAGTAATGAAAATTGGCTGGTTGTTGTAACAACTGATCATGGAGGCATCGGAACATCACACGGCGGTGGTAATCTTGTGGAAAGGGACATTTTTTCTATTTATTCTAATCCTTCATTTACCTCTCAACAAATCAGCAAAACCGAGATACAAAATAATGCAACATACAATCGTGTAAATTTTCCTGCGGGAACTTATGCTAAGCCTAATTCTCAAACGAATTTTAACTTTGGAGCCAATCAGGATTTTACCATAGAATTCTGGATTAAACCTAATGCCAATTACAGTAGCGATCCTGTATTTATCGGAAATAAAAACTGGAACAGTGGCTCCAACAAAGGCTTTGTCATTTCAGGATATTCCGGGCAGACTTTTAAAATGAATATCGGTGACGGAAACGACAGATTAGATCTTACAGGAGGAAAATTGAACACCAACGAATGGAAACATATTGCCGTAACTTTTGACAGAGACGGTCTTGCAACCATGTATGATAACGGTGTTCCTGTAACAGTCGGAAATATGAATCTTATTGGCGATATTAATTCAAATTTACCTTTGACAATTAATCAGGATGGAACGAATACCTACGGAGTAAATCTCGCTGCATCGTACAAAGATATAAGAATCTGGAACGCGGCTTTATCAAATGAAACGCTTGTGCAATGGGCAAATCAGGACGTAACCAACTCACATCCAAATTATAATCAGCTTTTGGCTAATTATAAAATGAATGAAGCTTCTGGAAATACCTTAACAGATTCCGGGCCATTTAACAACAGTGCAACGATCACGGGATCCCCAACCAGAAACCTTCAAACTACGGAGAATTTTATCATTCAGAATTACTTAAATACCTTCAGACAGACCGATCACTTCCCTACAGTACTCAACTGGCTGTGTATTCCGGTACAATCTTCATGGGGAATTGATGGTATTAATAGAATTCCGGCTTGCAATAATGGAACTTTAGCAATAAATGATGCTGTAAAATCAGATTCAGATTTCAAAATTTATCCAAATCCCGCTAAAAGTGAAATTAATGTACAGCTCAAATCTAAAAACAATAAGATTAACATTCAGATTGTAGATTTCAATGGAAAGATTGTGCTTACAGAATCTGCAAATTCCTCAACAGGAAATTATAATGAGAAAATTAATATTTCCAATCTCCAAAGTGGAATGTATTTCATTACTGTAGATACAGAAGATCAAAGATTACAGAAAAAATTCATTAAAAAGTAA
- a CDS encoding HAD-IA family hydrolase yields the protein MNIQLLVLDMAGTTIDEDNVVYKTLANAVNNYGYNVSLEKVLEICAGMEKAEAIRNLLENIGGNTDDTEVIFKNFSDDLAIAYEKLDVKPINDVENFLIKIKSSGKKIVLNTGYTEKIAQQLLSKLNWKKDVHFDELITADDVFESRPSPEMIQLAMSKFGIMDPKTVMKAGDSAIDIEEGKNAGCGLTIGVLSGAQTREQLEVAKPDYIFNSLSEAEKILY from the coding sequence ATGAACATACAATTACTGGTTCTGGATATGGCTGGAACAACGATAGACGAAGACAATGTGGTATACAAAACCTTAGCAAACGCAGTCAACAATTACGGTTACAACGTAAGCTTAGAGAAAGTGCTGGAAATCTGCGCCGGAATGGAAAAAGCAGAAGCCATTAGAAATCTTCTCGAAAATATCGGTGGAAATACCGACGACACTGAAGTTATTTTTAAAAACTTTTCTGATGATCTTGCAATTGCCTACGAAAAACTCGATGTAAAACCTATCAATGATGTTGAAAATTTCTTGATTAAAATTAAATCTTCAGGAAAAAAAATAGTTTTAAATACTGGTTATACCGAAAAAATTGCACAACAGCTCCTCTCAAAATTAAACTGGAAAAAAGACGTTCATTTTGACGAACTCATTACCGCTGATGATGTTTTTGAAAGCAGACCAAGCCCGGAAATGATTCAACTCGCAATGTCAAAATTCGGGATTATGGATCCTAAAACCGTGATGAAAGCCGGAGATTCTGCCATTGATATTGAAGAAGGAAAAAATGCAGGATGTGGTTTAACCATAGGTGTTTTAAGCGGAGCACAAACTAGAGAACAGCTTGAAGTCGCAAAACCAGATTATATCTTCAACAGCCTTTCAGAAGCTGAAAAAATACTTTACTAA
- a CDS encoding TIGR03364 family FAD-dependent oxidoreductase, translating into MNIQYDLIVVGGGILGTFHAYHALQKNLKVALIERNSVPQGATVRNFGQVVPSGMDIKWQNFGKESLHIYKELQAKTDLTVRQNGSVYIASNDEEIQLIEELHQINKNNEYDSVLLSKSECIQKFDGLRSDYCKGGLFFPQEISVDSGEMIIKLHQYLKNQEKFDIFYNTTVVEASENNGLCNVITSNGQKISATKIIICGGHEFKTLFPEVFNESDLEVSKLQMLQTKPQGIYSLPGNILTGLSIRRYESFSECASFKSIKEKDDKNSFEKKFGIHILFKQALDGSVIIGDSHEYADAKNADDLGYDLNMEIDEFMIKEAKKIIDLPTYEIQKRWFGVYSQCKTKDIFEHTISPNIHIITGIGGKGMTGSGGFSKFNINTIFS; encoded by the coding sequence ATGAATATTCAATACGACCTCATCGTCGTAGGTGGCGGAATTTTAGGAACATTCCACGCTTACCACGCTTTACAAAAAAATCTAAAAGTTGCTTTAATAGAAAGAAATTCTGTTCCTCAAGGTGCAACCGTAAGAAATTTCGGACAGGTTGTTCCTTCCGGAATGGACATCAAATGGCAAAATTTCGGAAAGGAAAGTTTACACATTTACAAAGAGCTTCAGGCAAAAACGGATCTTACGGTTCGTCAAAATGGCTCAGTCTATATCGCTTCCAATGACGAAGAAATTCAGCTGATTGAAGAATTGCACCAGATCAATAAAAATAATGAGTACGACTCTGTTTTACTTTCTAAAAGTGAGTGCATTCAAAAATTTGACGGGCTGCGTTCTGATTATTGCAAAGGTGGATTGTTTTTCCCACAGGAAATCTCTGTAGATTCTGGTGAAATGATTATAAAACTTCATCAATATTTAAAAAATCAGGAAAAATTTGACATTTTTTACAATACAACTGTAGTAGAAGCTTCTGAAAATAACGGTTTGTGTAACGTAATCACATCAAACGGGCAGAAAATAAGCGCTACAAAAATCATTATTTGTGGAGGACACGAGTTTAAAACACTTTTTCCAGAAGTTTTTAATGAAAGCGATCTCGAAGTAAGTAAACTGCAAATGCTGCAAACAAAACCTCAGGGAATTTATTCATTGCCGGGAAATATTCTTACAGGACTTTCAATCAGAAGATATGAATCATTCAGCGAATGCGCTTCCTTCAAATCAATCAAAGAAAAGGACGATAAAAACTCGTTCGAAAAGAAGTTCGGAATTCATATTTTATTCAAGCAAGCTTTGGACGGATCTGTTATTATCGGGGATTCCCATGAATATGCAGATGCAAAAAATGCAGATGATCTGGGTTATGATTTGAATATGGAAATTGATGAATTTATGATTAAAGAAGCTAAAAAAATTATCGATCTTCCTACTTATGAAATTCAGAAAAGATGGTTTGGCGTGTATTCTCAGTGTAAAACAAAGGATATTTTTGAGCATACTATTTCGCCAAACATTCATATCATCACAGGAATCGGTGGAAAAGGAATGACCGGAAGCGGTGGTTTTTCAAAATTTAATATCAATACAATTTTTTCTTAA
- a CDS encoding DUF5690 family protein: protein MKTTISKNNTINVTLKAAIAAFGVYFSMYAFRKPFTIASFNDLDFFGFDYKILIIIAQAIGYFISKFIGIKFISELKPEKRIVFLLAFIAVAELALLGFAVVPAPYNILFMFINGIPLGMIWGIVFSYIEGRKTTEIIGLFLCSSFVVSSGVVKSAGKYLMDHFGISEFWMPFTTGLLFIIPLVIFANVLNKIPAPNEEDIALKKERKTLSREERKSLIKKFFLPLAGITVLYISLTVLRDFRDNFSREIWDEMNGKTDSSIFTLTEVPISIMVLLILGFMVKVKNNLKAFAYYHYILFGGIISVALSTFFFQSGIISPFLWMTVSGFGMYLCYIPFNGIYFDRMIAAFKIKGNVGFFIYFVDAFGYLGSVSVLFLKNLSSGNQSWLQFYINLNYIIAATVLLFALAAFLAFQEKSKSRQKEGNHSSTISFDSFKI, encoded by the coding sequence ATGAAGACCACCATCTCAAAAAACAATACAATAAATGTAACTTTGAAAGCGGCCATCGCTGCCTTTGGGGTCTATTTCTCAATGTACGCTTTCAGAAAACCTTTTACAATAGCATCTTTCAACGATTTGGATTTTTTTGGATTTGATTATAAAATCTTAATAATTATTGCTCAGGCAATCGGATATTTCATCTCAAAATTCATCGGAATTAAATTTATTTCAGAATTAAAACCTGAAAAAAGAATTGTTTTCCTTTTGGCTTTTATAGCGGTTGCAGAATTGGCTTTATTGGGATTTGCAGTTGTTCCGGCTCCTTACAACATTCTGTTTATGTTCATCAATGGAATTCCATTGGGAATGATCTGGGGAATCGTTTTCTCTTATATTGAGGGAAGAAAAACCACAGAAATCATCGGCTTATTTCTCTGTTCCAGTTTTGTGGTTTCATCAGGAGTTGTAAAATCTGCAGGAAAATATTTAATGGATCATTTTGGAATTTCAGAATTCTGGATGCCTTTCACAACAGGACTTTTATTCATCATCCCTTTAGTGATTTTTGCTAATGTTTTAAATAAAATTCCGGCGCCCAATGAAGAAGATATTGCCCTAAAAAAGGAAAGAAAAACACTAAGCAGAGAAGAAAGAAAATCTTTAATCAAAAAATTCTTTCTTCCTTTGGCAGGTATTACAGTTTTGTACATCAGCTTAACAGTTTTAAGGGATTTCAGAGACAATTTCAGCAGAGAAATTTGGGATGAAATGAATGGCAAAACGGATAGTTCTATTTTTACCCTAACGGAAGTTCCTATTTCTATTATGGTTTTGTTGATTCTTGGTTTTATGGTTAAAGTTAAAAACAATCTGAAAGCTTTTGCCTATTATCATTACATTTTATTTGGAGGAATTATTTCAGTAGCCTTATCAACTTTCTTTTTTCAGAGCGGTATTATTTCGCCTTTTCTCTGGATGACGGTTTCGGGATTTGGGATGTATCTATGCTATATTCCCTTCAACGGAATTTATTTCGACAGAATGATTGCTGCTTTCAAAATCAAAGGAAATGTAGGTTTTTTCATCTATTTTGTGGATGCATTTGGTTATCTGGGAAGCGTTTCGGTGTTATTTCTAAAGAATTTGAGTTCGGGAAATCAATCCTGGTTACAGTTTTACATCAACCTCAATTATATTATCGCTGCAACCGTTTTATTATTTGCATTGGCGGCTTTTTTAGCTTTTCAGGAAAAATCAAAATCAAGACAGAAAGAAGGAAACCATTCTTCAACCATTAGTTTTGATTCTTTTAAAATTTAA